In Eupeodes corollae chromosome 3, idEupCoro1.1, whole genome shotgun sequence, a single genomic region encodes these proteins:
- the LOC129949413 gene encoding uncharacterized protein LOC129949413, translated as MRDKLSYSQCCVTILMSLEILVGLILLCVTTYFHYVFKTYIPKSERQFLFSQITSIYILDFEIFVCFFLGLALWHQCCKNDTITHHSKLLLLWKSFSSMVVVCGSVTIWFQYNNIESLQIAYASSLFQGIDLYFTEPEWKILWDEIQIRNECCGVLGFKDWQEAVWISQQDDCPQMSDSFLPMAVIPYACCKRSATSCFESFAPNSHATDIEDLDKDTCISDINTGGCLAKFKSLTLQFSHILSGIWIFCVVIEMVLLTFILCTIFRAKKNECNASFKDNSDERPLVVLKYSRNVRCITLTDEETFGDDEDEEKPFNQRCSNCLKEVTSIRQDVLRNCSSGQNIFVH; from the exons atgcGTGACAAATTGAGCTACTCACAATGTTGTGTCACAATTCTGATGTCTCTGGAAATTCTGGTGGGATTGATACTTCTTTGCGTAACGACTTACTTCCACTACGTCTTCAAAACTTACATCCCAAAATCCGAGCGCCAATTCCTGTTCAGTCAAATTACTAGCATTTATATTCTAGACTTCGAAATTTTCGTATGTTTCTTCCTCGGACTTGCTTTATGGCATCAGTGTTGTAAAAACGATACAATAACGCATCACTCCAAACTGTTGCTTCTATGGAAAAGTTTTAGTTCCATGGTTGTTGTGTGCGGATCGGTGACGATTTGGTTCCAGTACAACAACATTGAATCCTTGCAAATAGCATACGCATCGTCTTTGTTTCAAGGGATCGATCTTTATTTCACGGAACCAGAATGGAAGATTCTCTGGGACGAAATTCAGATTCGCAATGAATGTTGTGGTGTTCTTGGATTCAAGGATTGGCAAGAAGCTGTGTGGATTTCACAGCAGGATGATTGTCCACAAAT GTCAGACTCATTCCTCCCTATGGCAGTGATTCCGTATGCTTGTTGTAAACGATCAGCTACTTcttgttttgaaagttttgcTCCCAATTCACATGCAACAGATATCGAGGATTTGGACAAAGATACTTGTATAAGTGACATAAATACAGGTGGATGCCTCGCTAAATTTAAGAGTCTTACATTACAATTTTCCCACATCCTCTCCGGTATATGGATCTTTTGCGTAGTCATAGAA ATGGTACTTCTGACTTTTATACTTTGTACAATTTTTAGAGCGAAAAAAAATGAGTGTAATGCTTCTTTTAAAGATAATAGTGATGAGCGGCCATTAGTGGTTCTG aaatattcaCGAAATGTTCGTTGCATAACTCTCACAGATGAGGAAACATTTGGCGATGACGAAGACGAAGAAAAGCCGTTCAATCAAAGATGTTCAAACTGTCTAAAAGAGGTTACATCTATTAGACAGGATGTTTTAAGAAATTGCAGCTCAggacaaaatatatttgttcatTAA